In Humulus lupulus chromosome 7, drHumLupu1.1, whole genome shotgun sequence, the following are encoded in one genomic region:
- the LOC133792466 gene encoding E3 SUMO-protein ligase SIZ1-like yields MQDLVDRILVVLSDDQVSKLWAKKNAVGKEQVAQLVDDIYRKMQVSAAPDLASKGQGVSDSSNVKVKGEIDDHSFQSETKVRCFCGISSEKESMINVFATHFVFVPLNVAYVPLNVAYVFYCVFKYI; encoded by the exons ATGCAGGACCTTGTTGACCGGATATTGGTTGTTTTATCTGATGATCAAG TTTCTAAATTGTGGGCAAAGAAGAATGCTGTGGGGAAGGAACAGGTGGCACAGCTtgtagatgacatatatag AAAAATGCAAGTGTCTGCAGCCCCTGATTTAGCGTCAAAGGGACAGGGTGTCTCAGATAGCAGTAATGTGAAAGTCAAAGGGGAAATTGATGATCACTCTTTTCAGTCAGAAACAAAGGTTCGGTGCTTCTGTGGGATTTCATCAGAAAAGGAGTCAATGATCAATGTATTTGCCACACACTTTGTTTTCGTTCCTCTTAATGTTGCTTATGTTCCTCTTAATGTTGCTTATGTTTTCTATTGTGTATTTAAGTATATTTAA